The Chryseobacterium scophthalmum genome has a window encoding:
- a CDS encoding type B 50S ribosomal protein L31 has protein sequence MKNGIHPENYRLVVFKDMSNDEVFLCKSTADTKDTIEFEGTEYPLIKMEISSTSHPFYTGKTKLVDTAGRVDKFMNKYKKFAK, from the coding sequence ATGAAAAACGGAATTCACCCAGAAAATTATAGACTTGTTGTTTTCAAAGATATGAGTAACGACGAGGTATTTCTTTGTAAGTCAACTGCAGACACAAAAGACACAATCGAGTTTGAAGGAACTGAGTACCCATTGATCAAAATGGAAATCTCTTCTACTTCTCACCCTTTCTACACAGGAAAAACTAAATTAGTTGATACTGCAGGTAGAGTAGACAAGTTCATGAACAAATACAAAAAATTCGCTAAGTAA